A single region of the Gossypium arboreum isolate Shixiya-1 chromosome 12, ASM2569848v2, whole genome shotgun sequence genome encodes:
- the LOC108477571 gene encoding uncharacterized protein LOC108477571, producing the protein MSIYETPAHCYNIEEDEEKDDHPWYHDILKYVKNHEYPDQASENDKRMLRSLAINYVLDGEILYKRRNDQVLLRCVDAVEANKILEEVYEGVCGTHANDFTMASQNLDWGNAFLFGLRNGSGLASRSRDPVPSNVVGTKVG; encoded by the exons atgagcatttatgaaactCCGGCCCACTGTTATAATATTGAAGAAGACGAAGaaaaagatgatcacccttggtatcacgatatattgAAATACGTGAAGAATCATGAATACCCGGACCAGGCaagcgagaatgacaaaagaatgcTGAGAAGCTTGGCCATCAATTacgtcttagatggggagatcctatacaaaaggagAAATGATCAGGTGCTATTAAGATGCGTAGACGCTGTAGAAGCTAataaaatcttggaagaagtctatGAAGGCGTCTGTGGGACGCACGCTAATGACttcacaatggccag TCAGAACCTCGATTGGGGCAATGCCTTTCTCTTTGGTCTACGGAATGGAAGCGGTCTTGCCAGTCGAAGTCGAGATCCCGTCCCTTCGAACGTTGTTGGAactaaagttggatga
- the LOC108478846 gene encoding uncharacterized protein LOC108478846 — protein MIKPIGDTGLYLIQFSHAVDLGRWFREFVVFQQLFLFYTSTIQGENPEHIEFRHADFWVHVHDLPPGFASESLACNGQPYGKSLERLVVNLLKPHLVMSSYRSFVIFARPLAMASRIATSLLSFRSKKSSRVGRRKFGRKLDVKLGQTRCCGGGRW, from the exons ATGATCAAACCGATTGGGGATACGGGCCTGTACTTGATACAGTTTTCCCATGCGGTGGATCTGGGAAGATGGTTTCGGGAGTTCGTTGTCTTTCAACAACTGTTTCTTTTTTATACATCAACTATCCAAGGGGAGAATCCAGAGCATATTGAGTTCCGTCATGCCGATTTTTGGGTACATGTACATGACTTGCCTCCTGGTTTCGCATCAGAGAGCTTGGCGTGTAATGGGCAACCTTATGG AAAAAGCTTGGAAAGGCTGGTGGTGAACCTCCTGAAGCCTCATTTAGTTATGAGCAGCTACCGCTCATTTGTTATATTTGCGAGACCATTGGCCATGGCAAGTCGAATAGCAACAAGCTTATTGAGCTTCCGAAGTAAAAAATCCAGCAGGGTTGGCCGGAGGAAATTTGGGCGGAAGCTCGACGTCAAGCTCGGTCAAACTCGGTGCTGTGGAggagggaggtggtag
- the LOC108479887 gene encoding equilibrative nucleotide transporter 1 — protein MGFSDGSAIGGDPEPDSESVLLLLRTSLKPEDKFNLGYIIYFTLGVGFLLPWNSFITAVDYFSYLYPEASVDRVFAVVYMVVGLACLLVIVFYAHKSEAYMRINVGLGIFVVSLIVVPVMDAVYIKGRVGLYDGFYVTVGLLALAGIGDALVQGGLIGAAGELPERYMQAIVAGSGGSGVLVSMLRILTKAVFPQDADGLRKSAYLYFFTSIVFMVICIVLYNVAHKLPIMQYYEELKAEAVKEEKAEKGPMTGPVWRATLWNIVGTVKWYGFGIVLIYVVTLSIFPGYITEDVHSLVLKDWYPVLLITGYNVFDLVGKSLTAVYLLENAKVAISACVVRLLFFPLFIGCLHGPQLFRTEFPVSLLTCLLGLTNGYLTSVLMIMAPKSVQIQHAETSGIVMVLFLVVGLASGSVIAWFWVI, from the exons ATGGGTTTCTCCGATGGATCCGCAATCGGCGGAGACCCAGAACCCGACTCTGAATCCGTCCTCCTCCTCCTCCGCACATCCCTAAAACCAGAAGACAAATTCAATCTGGGCTACATCATCTACTTCACTTTGGGCGTTGGCTTTCTCCTCCCATGGAATAGCTTCATCACTGCCGTCGATTACTTTTCCTACCTCTACCCAGAAGCTTCCGTCGACCGTGTTTTCGCCGTCGTTTACATGGTCGTCGGCCTCGCTTGCCTCTTGGTCATTGTATTTTATGCTCACAAGAGTGAAGCTTACATGCGGATCAATGTTGGTTTGGGCATTTTCGTGGTTTCCCTGATCGTCgtgcctgttatggatgcggtttaTATTAAGGGTCGGGTCGGATTGTATGACGGATTCTACGTCACGGTCGGTCTTCTCGCTCTGGCGGGTATAGGCGATGCACTTGTTCAAGGTGGGCTCATTGGAGCGGCTGGGGAATTGCCTGAACGCTACATGCAGGCTATCGTTGCGGGATCCGGCGGTTCTG GGGTCCTTGTTTCAATGCTAAGGATCCTAACCAAAGCTGTATTTCCACAAGATGCTGATGGCCTAAGAAAGAGTGCCTACCTTTACTTTTTTACTAGCATTGTGTTTATGGTCATATGCATAGTCTTGTACAATGTGGCACACAAACTTCCGATTATGCAGTACTATGAGGAGTTAAAGGCTGAGGCTGTAAAGGAGGAAAAAGCAGAGAAAGGTCCCATGACCGGGCCTGTTTGGAGAGCAACCTTGTGGAATATAGTAGGAACAGTCAAGTGGTATGGATTTGGGATCGTCCTCATATATGTTGTGACTTTATCAATATTTCCAGGATACATCACAGAGGATGTGCACTCATTGGTTCTCAAGGACTGGTATCCGGTCCTCCTTATAACAGGCTACAATGTGTTTGACCTGGTTGGCAAATCGTTGACTGCAGTCTATCTCCTTGAAAATGCAAAGGTTGCGATTTCTGCTTGTGTTGTGAGGTTACTGTTCTTTCCTCTCTTCATAGGTTGCTTGCACGGTCCTCAGCTCTTCCGAACAGAGTTTCCAGTCTCGTTACTGACTTGCCTTCTAGGGCTAACTAATGGCTACTTGACAAGTGTGTTAATGATCATGGCTCCCAAATCTGTCCAGATACAACACGCAGAGACTTCTGGCATCGTTATGGTGTTGTTTCTAGTAGTTGGTCTGGCATCAGGATCAGTCATAGCTTGGTTCTGGGTCATCTGA